A genomic stretch from Canis lupus familiaris isolate Mischka breed German Shepherd chromosome 17, alternate assembly UU_Cfam_GSD_1.0, whole genome shotgun sequence includes:
- the VAMP8 gene encoding vesicle-associated membrane protein 8 — protein sequence MEEASGGVGNDRVRNLQSEVEGVKNIMTQNVERILARGENLDHLRNKTEDLEATSEHFKTTSQKVARKFWWKNVKMIVLICVIVFIIILFIVLFATHAIPT from the exons ATG GAGGAGGCCAGTGGAGGTGTTGGAAATGATCGTGTGCGGAACCTGCAGAGTGAGGTGGAGGGAGTCAAGAATATTATGACCCAGAATGTGGAGCGGATCTTGGCCCGAGGAGAAAACCTGGACCATCTCCGCAACAAGACAGAGGATCTGGAAGCCACA TCGGAGCACTTCAAGACCACATCACAGAAGGTGGCTCGGAAGTTCTGGTGGAAGAACGTGAAGATGATTGTCCTCATCTGCGTGATTGTTTTTATCATCATCCTCTTCATCGTGCTTTTCGCCACCCATGCCATCCCCACATAg